The following coding sequences lie in one Cannabis sativa cultivar Pink pepper isolate KNU-18-1 chromosome 5, ASM2916894v1, whole genome shotgun sequence genomic window:
- the LOC115707070 gene encoding sphingolipid C9-methyltransferase 2-like isoform X1: MTHLHPYEVNGIIRLPPAAYTLSKVDKEIIFVEHIENIGIHYYQTLKIWRKNFLENQSKIQALGFSDKFIRTWEYYFDYCASGFKSRTIGEITRLCFLVLAMWQPYSSQGRTHIEARWGSRPP, from the exons ATGACACATCTCCATCCTTATGAAGTAAATGGCATCATTCGTCTACCTCCCGCAGCCTACACATTATCAAAAGTTGATAAAGAAATTATTTT TGTGGAGCACATTGAAAACATTGGAATTCATTACTACCAAACGCTGAAGATTTGGAGAAAGAATTTCCTAGAAAACCAAAG TAAAATCCAGGCCCTTGGATTCAGTGACAAGTTTATTAGGACTTGGGAGTACTATTTTGATTATTGTGCTTCAGGTTTCAAATCACGCACTATCGGTGAGATTACCAG ATTGTGTTTTCTCGTCCTGGCAATGTGGCAACCTTACTCATCCCAAGGGCGGACCCACATAGAGGCGAGGTGGGGCAGTCGcccaccttaa
- the LOC115707070 gene encoding sphingolipid C9-methyltransferase 2-like isoform X2, which yields MTHLHPYEVNGIIRLPPAAYTLSKVDKEIIFVEHIENIGIHYYQTLKIWRKNFLENQSKIQALGFSDKFIRTWEYYFDYCASGFKSRTIDCVFSSWQCGNLTHPKGGPT from the exons ATGACACATCTCCATCCTTATGAAGTAAATGGCATCATTCGTCTACCTCCCGCAGCCTACACATTATCAAAAGTTGATAAAGAAATTATTTT TGTGGAGCACATTGAAAACATTGGAATTCATTACTACCAAACGCTGAAGATTTGGAGAAAGAATTTCCTAGAAAACCAAAG TAAAATCCAGGCCCTTGGATTCAGTGACAAGTTTATTAGGACTTGGGAGTACTATTTTGATTATTGTGCTTCAGGTTTCAAATCACGCACTATCG ATTGTGTTTTCTCGTCCTGGCAATGTGGCAACCTTACTCATCCCAAGGGCGGACCCACATAG